Part of the Roseomonas sp. OT10 genome, GACACCGCCCGAGCGACTGCGCGGCGTGGACACGCAGGCCCAACTCGCCCTGACCCGTGCGCGCGAAGTGTCCCATGCCCCTGCCCGCGAGGCGCTGCTGGACGAGGTGCTGAACCGCTGCGGCGTCACCGGCCTCGCACGGGCTGCCTGATACCGGCAGCAGCAGGGCCTGTTGCGCTGTGGTGTTCCGGCGGTGGACCGGGAGGGGACGCCGTCCCCTCCCAGACCCTCCCCTGCCGGGGCCACAAGCGGGCCCCGGTCCCCGCTGGGAGTCTGGTGCTTCATGGCCGCCGTCAGCTGCGGGCTGAACCCTGACGGAGCGCGGACAGGCGGGACTCCGAAAAAGGTTCAGAGCGCGTCAGCGAGAACGGACACCGTACCCGCCGAGGAGCAATGCTCCTCGGCGCCTCGACCCAGTGTCCGGCTGACCCGCGGCAGCGTTCATCGGGTCCAGGGCCCGCAGGGTCCTGGCGGAGTGGGGGTATCGGGGGCGAGGCAGAGCCTTGCCCCCGGGCCACGGGCGCCCCCCGCACCGGCGCATCACGCCGCCCGTATGAGCCGGGCCCTAGGGCGGCCGGACAAGAAAAAGGGCCGGTCCCGTGGGGACCGACCCTTTCAGTTGAGGCGGGCGGGCTGGCTCAGGCCGAGCGGGTGCCCACCAGCTTCCAGGTCGGATCGCTGCTGTGCAGGTCGCGCTGGAAGGTCCAGAGATCGTTCAGCTCCGTCACGGCATCGGTTCCGGATACCGGCGTGCCGTCGGCGTTGGAGGTCATGTTCACCTGGTCGGAGACGAAGCGCACGGTGACATCGGCGGTGCTGCCGCGCAGGTCCGCCGCTTCGATCGACGCCTCGTGGAGCGCGCGGATCTCCGTGCGCTGCGTCTGGTGCGCCGCCTCGCGGGCGTTCAGCGCCTGCTCGAACCCGGCCCAGGTCTCGTCGCCCAGCAGGTCGCGCAACACGGTGCGGTCGCCACGCGCGAAGGCCTCCACGATCATGCGGAAGGCTCCCTCCGCGCCGCCCAGGAAGGCGCGCGGGTCGAAGCCCGGATCCTCGGCACGGATGCGGGCGAGCGCCTGTCCGGCCGGGCTGCGTGCATCGGGCACGGCGTAGCGGGTGCCGGCGGTGGCCGCGGCAGGGGGCAGCTCCGCCGCCTCGCCCTCGATGGCGCGGGGCTTGTAGCCTGGGGTTGCCTGGGCCTCCGGCTGCCGTTCGAAGCCCGTGCGCTTGCCCAGGACGGAGCGCAGCCGCAGCACCAGGAATGCCGCGACCATCCCGAACAGAATCAGATCTAGGGGAAAGCCGCCCTGCATCATTCTCTCCTCTGTCATGCCCATCTGGGGATGACAAGCAGTTCACACAACGCCGGATCGCCCCGACCGTCACGCACGGCCAAGGGGCCTCCGGCCCGATCATCGGTCCGGCAGCGCCCATTGCCGCATCCCGGCGCCCGCGCCAACTTCGCCGCATGATCCTGCTGCGCCATGGCCAGAGCGAATTCAACCTGCACTTCACCGCGACCCGGAAGGATCCGGGCATCCAGGACCCGCGGCTGACGCCCCTGGGCCACGAGCAGGCACAAGCCGCCGCCGTGGCCCTGGCCGGGGAGGGCATCACCCGCATCCTCGCCAGCCCCTATACCAGGGCGCTGGAGACCGCCGCCCCGCTGGCGAAGCGCCTGGGCCTGCCGGTGCTGGTCCAGCCCCTGGTGCGGGAGCGCTACGCCTTCACCTGCGACGTCGGCAGCCCGATCAGCCGGCTGACCGCCGACTGGCCGGAGCACGACTTCGCCGCGATCGAGGAGGTCTGGTGGCCGCAGGAGGAGGAGCCGCCCGAAGCCGTCGCCGCCCGCGCCCGGCGCTTCCGGGGCGAGATGGCGGTCCGTCCGGACTGGGCCCATACGGTGGTGGTCAGCCATTGGGGCTTCATCCTGGCGATGACCGGGCAGTCGGTGACGAACGGGCAGTGGCTGCGCTGCGACCCCACCGGTCCGGAACCGGCCGAGGTGATCTGGAAGCACCACTGACGCGGCCAGGCAGGCTCCCCGGCCCCTGGGCCATCCCGTCACCCCCGATGGCCGCTA contains:
- a CDS encoding Tim44/TimA family putative adaptor protein, with translation MVAAFLVLRLRSVLGKRTGFERQPEAQATPGYKPRAIEGEAAELPPAAATAGTRYAVPDARSPAGQALARIRAEDPGFDPRAFLGGAEGAFRMIVEAFARGDRTVLRDLLGDETWAGFEQALNAREAAHQTQRTEIRALHEASIEAADLRGSTADVTVRFVSDQVNMTSNADGTPVSGTDAVTELNDLWTFQRDLHSSDPTWKLVGTRSA
- a CDS encoding histidine phosphatase family protein, producing MILLRHGQSEFNLHFTATRKDPGIQDPRLTPLGHEQAQAAAVALAGEGITRILASPYTRALETAAPLAKRLGLPVLVQPLVRERYAFTCDVGSPISRLTADWPEHDFAAIEEVWWPQEEEPPEAVAARARRFRGEMAVRPDWAHTVVVSHWGFILAMTGQSVTNGQWLRCDPTGPEPAEVIWKHH